Proteins encoded by one window of Rhodobacteraceae bacterium IMCC1335:
- the recR gene encoding recombination protein RecR — protein sequence MSKTKDIDALIELMAKLPGLGPRSARRAVLHLIRKRALLLSPLADLMQTVAVTAQECLNCGNIGTEDICDICRNERRATGELCVVEDVADLWAMERAQVFKGRYHVLGGCLSALDAIGPDELRIPKLIDRVSSENITEVILALNATIEGQTTAHYLADQLESRTKVTTLAQGVPIGGELDYLDDGTITAALKARKAV from the coding sequence ATGAGCAAAACCAAAGATATTGATGCTTTGATAGAGCTCATGGCGAAACTGCCCGGCTTGGGCCCGCGCTCTGCCCGCCGCGCCGTGTTGCATTTGATCCGCAAGCGCGCCTTATTGCTGAGCCCGCTTGCCGACTTGATGCAAACGGTTGCGGTAACCGCGCAGGAATGTCTGAACTGCGGCAATATTGGGACCGAAGATATTTGCGATATTTGTCGCAACGAGCGGCGCGCCACGGGGGAACTTTGCGTGGTGGAGGATGTCGCCGATCTCTGGGCGATGGAGCGGGCGCAGGTTTTCAAAGGCCGCTACCACGTTTTAGGCGGATGCCTCTCGGCGCTGGATGCGATCGGGCCCGATGAATTGCGCATCCCTAAACTTATTGATCGCGTTAGCAGTGAAAATATCACCGAAGTGATCTTGGCGCTGAACGCCACCATCGAGGGGCAAACCACAGCGCATTATCTGGCAGATCAATTGGAAAGCCGCACCAAAGTCACCACGTTGGCGCAAGGCGTGCCCATAGGCGGTGAGTTGGATTATTTAGATGACGGCACCATCACGGCCGCCTTAAAGGCGCGCAAAGCAGTCTGA
- a CDS encoding EamA family transporter — MQNNPNFGIFLMILTTLVFAVQDGISRHLATEYNVLMVVMIRYWFFAAFVIALANRKPGGLRKQAYTRQPVLQIFRGALLALEICVMVSAFELLGLIESHAVFACYPLLIAALSGPILGEQVGWRRWIAIFVGFIGVVIILNPGSDVFSTTAAIPLLSAILFALYGLLTRYAARQDAAETSFFWTGTIGAIVMSTIGIWFWQPMVQTDWLWMAALCITGVLGHWLLIKCYEVAEASAVQPFAYLQLVFASLIGLSVFGETLKQNVLIGSSLVIAAGLFTLWRERLKAMP; from the coding sequence ATGCAGAATAACCCCAATTTTGGGATTTTTTTGATGATCCTGACCACCTTGGTGTTTGCGGTGCAAGATGGAATATCGCGGCATTTGGCAACGGAATATAACGTCTTGATGGTGGTCATGATCCGCTATTGGTTCTTTGCCGCTTTTGTCATCGCCCTCGCCAATCGCAAGCCCGGGGGGCTGCGAAAACAGGCCTATACCCGCCAGCCGGTATTGCAAATCTTTCGCGGAGCGCTTTTGGCGTTGGAAATCTGCGTCATGGTCAGCGCCTTCGAGCTGCTGGGTTTGATCGAAAGCCATGCCGTTTTTGCCTGCTATCCTTTGTTGATCGCCGCTTTGTCTGGACCGATCTTGGGCGAACAAGTGGGTTGGCGGCGCTGGATTGCGATATTTGTCGGATTTATCGGCGTTGTTATCATTCTCAATCCAGGCTCGGATGTTTTTTCAACCACCGCGGCGATACCGCTTTTATCCGCCATCTTATTCGCGCTTTACGGCCTGCTGACGCGCTATGCTGCCCGTCAAGACGCGGCGGAAACCAGCTTTTTTTGGACCGGAACAATCGGCGCCATCGTAATGAGCACGATCGGTATCTGGTTTTGGCAACCAATGGTGCAAACTGATTGGCTGTGGATGGCCGCGCTTTGTATCACTGGGGTTTTGGGACATTGGCTGTTGATCAAATGTTACGAAGTGGCTGAAGCCAGCGCAGTGCAGCCTTTTGCCTATTTGCAACTGGTCTTTGCCTCTTTGATCGGTCTAAGTGTGTTCGGCGAAACCTTAAAGCAGAATGTCCTGATCGGCTCAAGCTTGGTGATCGCGGCCGGTCTTTTCACCCTTTGGCGCGAGCGGCTAAAAGCCATGCCCTGA
- a CDS encoding tRNA (N6-threonylcarbamoyladenosine(37)-N6)-methyltransferase TrmO, which produces MPPNPTLRPQEVVLMPDPAERADATLAFIGVIRSPWQRENCPKNLTQARLRDAGRAVVEIQPEFCPGLTGLAVGDLIWLLLWFYRARRDIILQAPAHADGLRGAFALRSPVRPNPIAMEAVQILAIDHASGRFEIDATDGFDGTPVLDIKPWRGGIDIPPTL; this is translated from the coding sequence ATGCCGCCAAACCCAACGCTGCGTCCACAAGAAGTGGTGCTGATGCCCGATCCGGCCGAGCGTGCGGATGCAACTCTGGCTTTTATTGGGGTGATCCGTTCGCCCTGGCAGCGGGAAAATTGTCCAAAAAACCTAACCCAAGCCCGCCTACGTGATGCGGGGCGGGCGGTGGTGGAAATACAGCCAGAATTCTGCCCGGGTCTAACCGGGTTGGCGGTGGGTGATCTGATTTGGCTGCTGCTTTGGTTTTATCGCGCGCGCCGTGATATTATTCTTCAAGCACCGGCGCATGCCGATGGGTTGCGCGGTGCCTTTGCGCTGCGCAGCCCGGTGCGCCCCAATCCAATCGCAATGGAGGCGGTTCAAATCCTAGCCATTGATCATGCATCTGGCAGGTTTGAAATCGATGCCACCGACGGGTTTGACGGCACCCCGGTTTTGGATATTAAGCCCTGGCGCGGCGGCATTGATATCCCGCCGACCCTATAG
- a CDS encoding TSUP family transporter, translated as MMDVIVSNMSQWHWFVAIGVGCCAGFIKGVVGFAMPMVFIAGLSLIVPPELALAGLILPTLITNIWQAFAQGRTAAWQSVTRFRLFLITGLVCVLISAQLASVLPDMLFLGSLGGLIVCFSLLQLCGLGLPVMRAGPKASIIFGSIAGLLGGVSGIWGPPTVAYLTALNTNKFEQMRVQGVIYGLGAVALVVAHIGSGILTLATAQFSALLVLPAALGMWLGVQIQTRIDQTLFRRVTLLVLLVMGLVLLRRAAFG; from the coding sequence ATGATGGATGTGATTGTCAGCAATATGTCGCAGTGGCATTGGTTCGTTGCGATCGGTGTGGGATGCTGCGCGGGGTTCATCAAGGGCGTGGTTGGATTTGCCATGCCGATGGTGTTCATCGCTGGGCTCAGCTTAATCGTTCCACCAGAATTGGCTTTGGCAGGGCTTATCCTGCCAACCTTAATCACCAATATCTGGCAGGCTTTTGCACAGGGCCGCACCGCAGCCTGGCAATCCGTTACACGCTTTCGGCTTTTTTTGATCACCGGCTTGGTGTGCGTTTTGATCAGCGCTCAGCTGGCCTCGGTGCTTCCAGACATGTTGTTTTTGGGCAGTTTGGGTGGGCTGATCGTATGTTTCTCACTTTTGCAACTATGCGGCCTTGGCTTGCCCGTGATGCGCGCGGGGCCTAAGGCCAGCATTATCTTTGGCAGTATCGCGGGGCTTTTGGGGGGCGTTTCGGGCATTTGGGGACCGCCAACTGTGGCGTATTTGACCGCTTTGAATACTAATAAATTCGAACAAATGCGGGTGCAAGGCGTGATTTACGGATTGGGCGCGGTGGCCTTGGTGGTGGCGCATATAGGATCGGGTATATTGACCCTCGCAACGGCGCAGTTTTCGGCGCTTCTTGTCCTGCCCGCGGCGCTTGGGATGTGGCTTGGGGTGCAGATTCAAACGCGCATCGATCAAACTCTGTTTCGGCGGGTTACGCTGCTGGTTTTGCTTGTGATGGGCTTGGTTTTGCTGCGCCGCGCCGCGTTTGGCTAG
- a CDS encoding acyl-CoA dehydrogenase, with protein MPDGSKRNFSDENVILKDLLTLTKAATQRVEQLLQRAKVHCQSVICDDGRVDPVRLETHQLQAHGLAWLATYTESLRQMHNWAASLATEDQFSLPNQLILQIGFAEYLQQIIGGIPMSQNEILRPQDIGLTPEDVGDFQQSAVVQLMQSGNSQAAKTLLVTLMQEDQGNLIFGNSGLDEELEMIREQFRRYTLERIEPHAHDWHLQDELIPMEVIGDLAELGVFGLTIPENLGGFGLSKASMAVVSEELSRGYIGVGSLATRSEIAAELILCGGTEDQKAKWLPKIASGETLPTAVFTEPNTGSDLGALRTRAVKSDDGYRITGNKTWITHASRTHVMTLLARTDPHSSDHRGLSMFLAEKTPGDDADPFPTPNMTGGEIEVLGYRGMKEYELAFDGFEVTSENLLGGEEGKGFKQLMHTFESARIQTAARAVGVAQSALDISLQYAQDRKQFGKPIIAFPRVANKLAMMAVEIMIARQLTYFSAFEKDNDRRCDVEAGMAKLISARVAWSAADNGLQIHGGNGFALEYKISRILCDARILNIFEGAAEIQAQVIARRVLEAA; from the coding sequence ATGCCAGATGGATCGAAGCGCAATTTTTCAGATGAAAATGTAATATTGAAAGATTTGCTCACGCTGACAAAAGCCGCAACGCAACGCGTAGAGCAATTGCTGCAACGGGCCAAGGTACATTGCCAAAGTGTGATCTGTGATGACGGGCGCGTTGATCCAGTTCGGCTTGAAACCCATCAGCTCCAAGCGCATGGCTTGGCTTGGCTGGCCACCTATACCGAATCGCTGCGTCAAATGCACAATTGGGCCGCCTCTCTGGCAACTGAAGACCAGTTTTCATTGCCAAACCAGTTGATTTTACAAATTGGATTTGCCGAATATCTGCAGCAAATCATCGGCGGTATCCCGATGAGTCAAAACGAAATCTTGCGGCCGCAAGATATCGGGTTAACCCCAGAAGACGTAGGGGATTTTCAGCAAAGCGCTGTTGTGCAGTTGATGCAAAGTGGCAATAGCCAAGCCGCAAAAACTCTTTTGGTGACGCTGATGCAAGAGGATCAAGGCAATTTGATTTTCGGCAACAGCGGGCTTGATGAAGAGCTGGAAATGATCCGCGAACAATTTCGCCGGTATACTTTGGAACGCATCGAACCGCACGCGCATGACTGGCATTTGCAGGATGAGCTTATTCCGATGGAGGTTATTGGCGATTTGGCAGAGCTGGGTGTGTTTGGCCTGACAATTCCGGAAAACCTTGGCGGGTTTGGCCTCTCCAAAGCGTCGATGGCGGTTGTTTCAGAAGAGCTATCGCGCGGCTATATAGGGGTTGGGTCTTTGGCCACCCGCTCTGAAATCGCAGCTGAGCTGATTCTATGCGGCGGCACAGAAGACCAAAAAGCAAAATGGTTGCCCAAAATCGCCAGCGGCGAAACGCTTCCCACTGCGGTTTTCACAGAGCCAAATACCGGGTCTGATTTGGGCGCCTTGCGTACGCGCGCGGTAAAATCTGACGATGGCTATCGCATTACCGGCAATAAAACGTGGATCACCCATGCCTCGCGCACGCATGTGATGACCCTTTTGGCGCGCACCGATCCGCACAGCAGCGACCATCGCGGCCTGTCGATGTTTCTGGCCGAAAAAACCCCCGGCGACGATGCAGACCCATTTCCTACCCCCAATATGACCGGCGGCGAGATTGAAGTTTTGGGCTATCGCGGGATGAAAGAGTACGAACTCGCGTTTGACGGGTTCGAGGTGACATCAGAGAACCTGCTAGGTGGCGAAGAGGGTAAGGGCTTTAAGCAATTGATGCACACTTTCGAGAGCGCGCGCATTCAAACAGCGGCCCGCGCTGTGGGTGTGGCGCAATCGGCCTTGGATATATCGCTGCAATACGCGCAGGATCGCAAACAATTTGGCAAACCCATCATCGCCTTCCCGCGGGTTGCCAATAAATTGGCGATGATGGCGGTTGAAATTATGATCGCCCGCCAGCTGACCTATTTTAGCGCCTTTGAAAAAGACAATGACCGCCGCTGCGATGTAGAAGCGGGCATGGCCAAACTGATTAGTGCCCGCGTGGCCTGGTCAGCGGCGGATAATGGATTGCAGATCCATGGCGGCAACGGCTTCGCGCTGGAATATAAAATCAGCCGCATTCTTTGCGATGCTCGGATTCTGAATATCTTTGAAGGCGCTGCAGAAATTCAGGCGCAAGTGATCGCACGGCGGGTATTGGAAGCCGCCTAA
- a CDS encoding FAD-dependent oxidoreductase: MLDVTIRGAGILGLSIAWECLQRGASVQVIDPYGVASGASGGIVGALAPHVPENWNSKKAFQFESLMMADSFWTSVQAASGLSAGYARLGRVQPLPADASLDLALARGENARQLWQGQAGWHVLNERPSWAPDSASGYWIFDDLSARINPHAACLALAEALRRLGASISTQGVDQGRVLWASGVHDLARISAAHNRSFGGAVKGQAALLQVDRAEHPQVFAEALHFVPHEDGTLAIGSTSEREFSAATSTDAQLEALLNKAYAIFPALAGAPVIARWAGVRPRSRSRAPVLGRHPLLPEAFIANGGFKIGFGMAPKIAQVMADLMLLEQDHIPEAFRPEASF; encoded by the coding sequence ATGCTCGATGTAACGATCAGAGGGGCGGGTATTTTGGGCCTGTCCATCGCGTGGGAATGCTTGCAGCGCGGCGCCTCTGTGCAGGTGATCGATCCTTATGGAGTGGCCTCGGGGGCCAGCGGCGGCATTGTTGGGGCATTGGCGCCGCATGTGCCCGAAAACTGGAATTCCAAAAAAGCCTTTCAATTTGAAAGTCTGATGATGGCTGATAGCTTTTGGACCTCTGTGCAGGCTGCCTCTGGCCTATCAGCCGGGTATGCGCGTTTGGGCCGCGTGCAACCCTTGCCCGCGGATGCGTCGCTTGATCTGGCCCTGGCGAGGGGCGAAAATGCGCGTCAGCTCTGGCAGGGGCAAGCGGGCTGGCATGTGCTTAACGAGCGCCCCAGTTGGGCGCCAGACTCGGCGTCTGGATATTGGATCTTTGATGATTTATCGGCCCGCATCAATCCGCATGCGGCTTGTTTGGCTTTGGCCGAGGCGTTGCGCCGCTTAGGGGCCAGCATTTCAACGCAGGGGGTTGATCAAGGCCGCGTGCTCTGGGCCAGCGGCGTGCATGATTTGGCGCGGATCAGCGCGGCGCACAACCGCTCATTCGGAGGCGCTGTGAAAGGCCAAGCCGCGTTGCTACAGGTCGATCGTGCAGAGCATCCGCAGGTTTTCGCAGAGGCTTTGCATTTTGTTCCGCATGAAGATGGAACGCTTGCGATCGGATCAACTTCAGAGCGCGAATTCAGCGCCGCCACCAGCACGGATGCGCAGCTTGAGGCCTTGCTAAATAAAGCCTATGCGATTTTCCCCGCTCTCGCGGGTGCGCCTGTCATTGCGCGCTGGGCTGGGGTGCGCCCCAGAAGCCGTAGTCGAGCTCCGGTTTTGGGCCGGCATCCTTTGCTTCCGGAGGCCTTCATTGCCAATGGTGGATTCAAGATCGGGTTTGGCATGGCGCCCAAAATTGCGCAGGTTATGGCGGATTTGATGCTATTGGAACAAGATCATATTCCAGAGGCCTTTCGGCCAGAGGCGTCGTTTTAA
- the mnmD gene encoding tRNA (5-methylaminomethyl-2-thiouridine)(34)-methyltransferase MnmD, which produces MTPQDPKLEWRAQNVPVSLQFDDPYYSLESGFDESKHVFLNANSLPERLHDGFSIAELGFGTGLNFLTLLESWRRIDRPGRLLFTSFEAFPLSAADMIKAQAAFPMLQTLSAEFAPLWETLLTTGQIETTDITLRLVQGDARLSLPLWQGAADCWFLDGFSPAKNPELWQADLLQAIYNKTQAGGSASTYSAAGEVRRNLQAAGFKVARLPGFGRKRHMSLATKGLIDAE; this is translated from the coding sequence ATGACACCCCAAGATCCCAAACTTGAATGGCGCGCGCAAAATGTGCCCGTCTCTTTGCAATTTGATGACCCCTATTATTCATTGGAAAGCGGGTTTGACGAAAGCAAGCATGTGTTTTTAAACGCCAATAGCTTGCCAGAGCGTTTGCATGACGGGTTCTCGATCGCCGAATTGGGGTTTGGCACAGGGCTTAATTTTCTAACCCTGTTAGAAAGCTGGCGGCGCATAGATCGCCCAGGCCGTTTGCTGTTCACCAGTTTTGAAGCCTTTCCGTTAAGCGCGGCAGATATGATCAAAGCGCAGGCTGCTTTTCCCATGCTGCAAACGCTGAGCGCAGAATTCGCACCGCTTTGGGAAACCCTTCTGACCACTGGACAAATTGAAACCACCGATATTACGCTCAGGCTTGTGCAAGGTGATGCACGGCTTAGCCTGCCCCTGTGGCAGGGGGCAGCGGATTGCTGGTTTCTTGACGGGTTTTCACCGGCTAAAAACCCCGAATTATGGCAAGCAGATCTTCTGCAAGCGATATATAACAAAACTCAGGCAGGCGGCAGCGCCAGCACCTATAGCGCCGCGGGCGAGGTACGGCGCAATCTTCAAGCGGCAGGGTTTAAGGTGGCTCGATTGCCCGGCTTTGGCCGCAAACGGCATATGAGCTTGGCCACCAAAGGATTGATTGATGCAGAATAA
- a CDS encoding DUF1013 domain-containing protein encodes MSKPIMARATAVWLVDNTTLTFKQIADFVQMHELEVQGIADGDVATGVKGFDPVANNQLEQSEITAAEADPLHKLKLKFNAAAQGEEKRRGPRYTPLSKRQDRPASILWLVKFHPELTDGQIGKLVGTTKPTIQAIRERTHWNISNIQPIDPVALGLCKQSELDAIVQKAAAKKAADGPVMDDDERRKLVSTEQSLSMPAEPKIPAAIGGLESFSLREDEPVDTPEDDFLDADSFFNLPEGDQPELDD; translated from the coding sequence ATGTCAAAACCAATTATGGCCCGTGCGACCGCGGTTTGGCTGGTCGATAATACCACGCTGACGTTCAAGCAGATCGCAGATTTTGTTCAAATGCACGAACTCGAAGTGCAAGGCATTGCAGATGGTGATGTGGCCACTGGGGTGAAAGGATTTGATCCGGTTGCGAATAATCAGCTTGAGCAATCCGAGATTACGGCGGCCGAGGCTGATCCTTTGCATAAGTTGAAGCTGAAATTCAACGCCGCCGCGCAGGGGGAAGAAAAACGCCGCGGCCCACGCTATACGCCGCTCTCCAAACGCCAGGACAGACCGGCGTCAATTCTGTGGCTGGTGAAATTTCACCCCGAATTAACCGATGGGCAAATTGGCAAGCTGGTGGGCACAACCAAACCTACGATTCAAGCCATCCGCGAACGTACGCATTGGAATATCTCGAACATCCAGCCGATTGATCCGGTTGCGCTGGGCCTGTGCAAACAATCTGAACTCGATGCGATTGTTCAAAAAGCCGCTGCGAAAAAAGCCGCCGATGGTCCCGTTATGGACGATGATGAGCGTCGCAAATTGGTGAGCACTGAGCAATCTTTGTCAATGCCGGCAGAACCGAAAATCCCGGCTGCGATTGGAGGGTTGGAATCCTTTTCGCTGCGCGAAGATGAGCCTGTTGACACGCCAGAAGATGACTTTTTGGATGCGGATAGCTTTTTCAATTTGCCCGAGGGCGATCAGCCTGAACTGGACGATTGA
- a CDS encoding AMP-binding protein yields the protein MQGQEAILTGIDPNLAAQAAGLTLSALIEVQTRLRPDHLAVKDAVTGYSYRQLDQRSNRMAHYFTARGIARGDRIAILSENRIEYIEVFLAAAKIGAIVACQNWRLTLGELRHCLSLVEPRLLLASPRNQAQAESLADIAPVQMIDDVWVKALMGYSSSAVPECATPEDGVVILYTSGTTGLPKGALISHRAEIARAATQMLDMPADPEDAFIAWAPLFHMVSTDTVFKTLILGGTVIVVDGFQPDHLADLIATENLGRLTLMPGMIAPLLAAMRAKESRVKSVKWVGVMADLVPLDQIAEVTMLFQAPYLNTFGATETGFAPASAGHIGIGDIATSLDKKQSALCQIKLVDAQDQEVPEGEAGELAIRSPALFSGYWNNPKANAEDFRNGWFHMGDMFKRSPEGGLRFVDRRKYLIKSGGENIYPAEIERLILADPRVLEAAVVRQKHRHWGEVPIAFIARKDASLSEADILAHLCTGLARYKLPKAFHFIAESEFPRSTTGKIMRHVLEQRLG from the coding sequence ATGCAGGGCCAAGAGGCAATATTGACGGGGATTGATCCCAATCTGGCCGCTCAGGCGGCAGGTCTGACATTGAGCGCCTTGATTGAGGTGCAAACCCGCTTGCGTCCGGATCATCTGGCTGTGAAGGATGCCGTCACTGGCTATAGCTATCGCCAGCTTGATCAACGCAGCAATCGCATGGCGCATTATTTCACAGCGCGCGGCATCGCACGCGGAGACCGTATCGCGATTTTATCAGAAAACCGGATTGAATATATCGAAGTGTTTCTGGCCGCTGCTAAAATTGGCGCCATCGTGGCCTGTCAGAATTGGCGTTTGACGCTTGGCGAGCTGCGCCATTGCCTGAGCTTGGTTGAACCACGACTTTTGCTGGCCTCGCCGCGCAATCAGGCGCAGGCAGAAAGCTTGGCCGATATCGCGCCGGTTCAAATGATCGATGATGTTTGGGTTAAAGCCTTGATGGGCTATTCCAGCAGCGCTGTGCCGGAATGTGCCACGCCCGAAGACGGCGTCGTCATTCTTTATACAAGCGGCACCACCGGCCTGCCAAAAGGCGCTTTGATCAGCCATCGGGCGGAAATCGCGCGGGCCGCGACGCAAATGCTGGATATGCCAGCAGATCCCGAGGATGCGTTTATTGCTTGGGCGCCTTTGTTCCACATGGTCTCAACGGATACGGTGTTTAAAACCTTAATACTTGGGGGAACCGTTATTGTGGTGGATGGGTTTCAACCGGATCATCTTGCAGATTTGATCGCCACCGAAAACTTGGGGCGATTGACTTTGATGCCCGGAATGATTGCGCCGCTTCTTGCGGCGATGCGGGCCAAAGAGTCGCGGGTGAAATCTGTGAAATGGGTTGGCGTTATGGCGGATTTGGTGCCGCTGGATCAAATTGCCGAAGTCACAATGCTTTTTCAGGCGCCTTATTTAAACACATTCGGCGCCACCGAAACCGGCTTTGCCCCCGCATCTGCAGGCCATATTGGGATCGGTGACATTGCGACCAGCTTGGACAAAAAACAAAGCGCGCTCTGCCAAATCAAATTGGTTGATGCGCAAGATCAAGAGGTGCCCGAAGGAGAGGCCGGAGAATTGGCGATCCGCAGCCCGGCATTGTTCAGCGGCTATTGGAATAACCCCAAAGCCAATGCAGAGGATTTCCGAAATGGTTGGTTTCATATGGGGGATATGTTCAAGCGCAGCCCAGAGGGGGGATTGCGCTTTGTCGATCGTCGCAAATATCTGATCAAATCGGGCGGAGAAAATATTTACCCGGCCGAAATCGAGCGGCTTATTCTAGCAGATCCGCGGGTTTTAGAGGCCGCGGTTGTGCGTCAGAAACACCGCCATTGGGGGGAAGTTCCCATTGCTTTTATTGCCCGCAAAGATGCTAGTTTGAGCGAGGCAGATATTCTGGCGCATCTATGTACAGGGCTTGCGCGCTACAAGCTGCCGAAAGCCTTTCATTTTATCGCCGAATCCGAGTTTCCCCGCAGCACCACCGGCAAGATCATGCGCCATGTGTTAGAGCAGCGTCTTGGGTGA
- a CDS encoding YbaB/EbfC family nucleoid-associated protein, with the protein MFKGLGGMGDMAKMMKAATEMQGKMAQMQEDMHNIIVTGEAGAGLVKASCTAKGDLTGLDIDKSIFSGDDKEVVEDLILAAIKDAQQKAAQRAKDEMGKMTEGLGLPPGMNLPF; encoded by the coding sequence ATGTTCAAAGGCTTAGGCGGCATGGGCGATATGGCCAAAATGATGAAGGCTGCAACCGAAATGCAAGGCAAAATGGCCCAAATGCAAGAGGATATGCACAACATTATCGTTACCGGTGAAGCCGGCGCAGGCTTGGTAAAAGCCAGCTGCACGGCAAAGGGCGATTTGACCGGTTTGGATATCGATAAATCTATATTTTCGGGTGATGATAAAGAAGTTGTTGAAGATCTGATTCTGGCGGCGATCAAAGATGCCCAGCAAAAAGCGGCTCAGCGCGCCAAAGATGAAATGGGCAAAATGACAGAAGGCCTTGGCTTGCCCCCTGGGATGAACCTGCCGTTTTAA
- a CDS encoding ribonuclease T, producing MQKFIQILCVGLWVFAGHSAKAQTFDYYVLSLSWSPSWCQLTGLKRGAEQCDATRDLRWILHGLWPQYENGWPKFCKTTQPAPTPKELKTMRPIMGSEGLALHAWRKHGTCAGLSPDDYFLASRAAFEAIRKPDPLALPLSEQRFAPASLKDSVLRDNPQLQPKNLLVTCRKGLLHELRICLDKTLSPRHCGRDVLNGCSESFISAPTPP from the coding sequence ATGCAGAAGTTTATACAGATCCTATGTGTTGGGCTTTGGGTCTTTGCGGGCCATAGCGCAAAAGCGCAGACGTTTGATTATTACGTGTTATCGCTCAGCTGGTCGCCCAGTTGGTGCCAGTTAACCGGACTCAAGCGCGGTGCTGAACAATGCGATGCCACGCGTGACCTTAGGTGGATTTTGCACGGGCTCTGGCCACAATATGAGAATGGCTGGCCAAAATTTTGTAAAACGACGCAGCCCGCGCCAACGCCGAAAGAGCTTAAAACCATGCGCCCTATCATGGGCAGCGAGGGCTTGGCGTTGCATGCTTGGCGCAAGCATGGCACCTGCGCGGGCCTTTCTCCGGATGATTATTTTCTGGCCTCGCGCGCCGCGTTTGAGGCAATTCGAAAACCAGACCCGCTGGCCCTGCCGCTTTCCGAGCAGCGCTTTGCACCGGCCAGTCTGAAAGACAGCGTTTTGCGCGATAATCCCCAATTGCAACCCAAAAACTTGCTGGTGACCTGTCGAAAAGGGTTATTGCATGAGCTACGGATCTGTTTGGATAAAACACTATCCCCGCGCCACTGTGGACGGGATGTTTTGAACGGCTGCTCAGAGTCTTTTATCAGCGCGCCAACGCCGCCCTAG